Sequence from the Hallerella porci genome:
CGCTGCGATTGGCGTTCCGAGCAAACTCGTCGCCATTCATCTTTCGGATCCGGGATTTGAAACGCTGCCGTCCATTCAGCAGTTCAATCACATGATGCTTTATATTCCCAAAGGTGAAAAATATCCGGAAATGTGGGTGGATCCTTCGGATAAAGGCGGAAACAATCGCCCGGTTCCTCTCGATATGGAAGGAAAAGTCGCCCTGGTCATCGATGGCGATTCAAGTCATGTCGCAGTCACTCCGGTTTTAGAAGATGAAAAAGAACATCAAGTTTTCCTCGGACACCGTTTGCATCTTTCAGCGGATGGCTCCGCCGAATTCCGCGATTCGTTGAGTTTAAAAGGAAAATTTGCGAGCGTTCTTCGCAATCAACTTTACGGGAAAGATGCGAAAGAAATGGAAGTTCTCATTCAAGATTTGATTGCGCAACGCATTCCCGATGTTTCGATTTCTCGTGTTCGCGCAGAAAATGTGACGGATTTTGACAAACCATTAAAACTCGTCATTACATTTGCATCGAAAAATTATTTCGGAAAAAGTTCCGCAGGAATCCGCGGACGTTATCCGAATGTTTGGGAACGCGCGATTATGCATTTGCCCAAAGTGCGCACGCGTTATTTGCCGATTCGAATGCCGCACGAAACGGAATTTGAAAGCGAACTTGTCGTTACCGCCGATGGCAATGTGCAAGTAAAAGAAGCTCCTGCGCTCAATCACGAAACGGAATACGTCAATTTTGAAAAGACCGCTCACGGTTACAAATGGACGACTTTCGCCATTTACGCGGATCCTTCGGAATATGAACGCATCCGCGAAGAATGGAATTATTTGCTGGATGCGACTTCGCCCGAAATCATTAGGAATTAAAAACTCGGGCACGCAAGTGCCTGAAATTATTTATCTTTAAATCGTGGGACATATTTTTTTCATCTCAGACGACCGCGCGACAGATCTTTCGGAACTTGCCAACTGGACTCTCGATTGGATGCTTTCGAACGATATTTCGGCGGATACCGCAATCTATACTTGCAAAGGTTTAGATCAAGGCGAAAAAGCGTTGGAAACTCCTCTTTCGCAAGGGGAATCGCCAGCGTTAGTCGTCTTGGATCACGGAATGCGTCCGACAAAAGAATCCGTGCAATTTGGAAATCGCTTGCGCGATCTTATCCCAGAATCTTGGGTGCTCGAATTAGTTGAAAAAGATTATCCCGTCGATAAAAAATCGGACGATTCTTTCCTTTTGCAGAAACCGATTTGCAAAAGCGATTGGGAAGAAACATTGCAGCATGTTTTTGTCGAAGCCGGTTCGCCGCAGTGGTCAAATGCATCATTTCGCCATTAACAATTTATCGTTCAACGAATCATTTTTTGGGAGATTGGGATGAAAAAAGGTATCGCTTATTTTGGCGTTCGCAATCCAGAACGCATCGTGGATGATTTGAAAGAAATTCGGGCGGCGGGATTTACACATGTGTTGCATACATGGTCCGAAGAAGATGAACAGTATTATCCCGAAACGATGCGGAAAATTATCGCCATCTCCACAGAACTCGGCTTAAAAGTTTACGTGAATCCGTGGGGAGTTGGACGCGTCTTCGGGGGCGAAGCCTACTCGGAATTGACCGCGCGGAATCATGAAATGTGCCAAGTTTCGTTGAATGGAAAAGCGGCCGTCGCTGCGTGTCCCAATCATCCGGAATTTCGCGCTTATATGCATCGTTGGATAGAGAGCGTTTGCCTTTCTCAAGTCGAAACGATTTTTTGGGATGAACCGCATTTTTATTTTGAAAAAGGCGCTCTCGAAAATTGGGCGTGTACTTGTTCAGTTTGTCAAGAAAAATTTTTGAAACGCTTCGGCTATGCGATGCCGCATGAACTCACGCCGGACGTGAAAAAATTTCGCGAAGATTCTTTAGTCGATTTTTTATCCGAAATGACTTCTGCCGTTCTCCGCTTAGGAAAACGCAACTGCGTTTGCATGCTTCCGCCGTGGTTTCCCGCAGGCTTGGATAATTGGGATGAAATTGCGCATTTGGATTCGGTTGATGAAATCGCTTGCGATCCTTACTGGGAACGCGGCGCGTCTTTAGAAAGTATTCAGAAAAATTATGCGCAGGTTTCGGAACGCATTGTTCAACTTGCGACAAAATTTGGCAAAGAACCGCAGATGTGGATTAAAAATTATCAGATTGAACGCGGTCGAGAAAAAGATATTCAAGTGGCGACAGCCGAAGCGATTCGTGCGGGCGTTCAAAATATTTTTGCGTGGTCGTATAAAGGCAACGCTTATCTTTCTTGGCTTGCCTCGGACGATCCAGAGGCGGTTTGGAAAACGCAGTGCAGAGCGCTTTCGGAAAAATAAAATTATTGAAAATTTTCGGAAGGGAAATATTGTCACATTTTGACAATATTAAAATGTATATTTGAAACAGTGAAGGAAAAGAATATGATTCATTTAAATTTTGCATTAAGTTTGGAGCAGTTGGCGAATTCTCTTACTCAAAAAATTCAAAAAGTTTGGACTTCGCCGTTTCAAGAACCGGTAATCATTTTCCCGGATCACAAAGTCGAAGAATGGTTTTGGTTGAATTGGGTGAAGGAACATAAAATTCTCGCAAGTTTAAAAGCGACGACTCTTGATAAGTATCTGTTTTCGCTCATGACGAAAAACGATGAAAATAAAAAGTTGCTTTCGGCAGAAATGTTGCGTCATGTGATGATCGCATATCTTCTTGAAGAAACCGATGGCAAAAAAAATTATGAACTTTTAGGCGACGAAGTTGTTCAGTATTTAGAAGATAACGGCGAATTGAACGAATTGCGTCTATTTGATTTTGCGAATAAAATGGCGGCTCTTTTTTTAGAATATGAACGCAGCCGTCCGTCAAATTTTTTGACCGATGAAAATGGCATTTTAGATTGCTGGAAAGAAGGCAATCTTCAAGCATTTTTTAAAGATAAAAATGGAGACGAAGATTCGAAGGATAAATGGCAGCGCGAATTGTATTCGAAGATTTTCCACACGCAAAATGGCGCAGAATCGCTGCTTTCTAAAGTGTTTCATGCGATGCGCGAACGCACGCAAAAAAATACCGAGTATTTGACTCTGCCGTATTTGTTTAACGAAGGCAAAGCGAATCTAAAATCGAAAGTTCCCGTTTTCATTTTCGGGCTTTCGGGAATGGGACAATTTTACCGCGTCATTTTGCAAGAATTTGCCAAAGAAAATGAACTTTACGCCTATATTCAGAATCCGTGTATGGAATTCTGGGAAGACATTGGGAAAAAAGACAAAAAACAGTGGCGAGTTCAAGGAAATAATCGCAGCGAAGAACCGGAAAAAATTCAATTAGGCGATTGTTATTCGAGTCAAGATGAAGAAAAAAATGTGGATCCGAATGAAAATGCTTTGCTCGCAGCTTGGGGACGCTCGGGGCGTGAAAATGTGCGGCTTTGGTGTGCGGCAACAGATTACGATTTCAATTTCGAAGGAAATTCGGAGAAAGAATCGGATTCGCTTTTGCATGCGGTGCAAAATGCGATTGCAGAACGTAAACCGTTAACGGGCGAAGTGGAACAAGATGAATCTTTGACGTTAACGGCTGCGCCTTCGAAACTCCGCGAAGTGGAAAATTTGCACACGCAGGTTTGTCGCCTTTTAAAGAAAGGGGTGCGCTTAGACGAAATGCTCGTCGTTTCGCCGAATTTGGGCGATTATTACACCGAAATTTTGCAGGTCTTTTCGCCCGGAATTTCAACGGAAAAAAATAAAAAAGCTCTTCAAATTCCGTATTCGATTTTGGATTTTCCGAGCACATCATCGATGCTTGCTGCGGCATTAGACGTGTTGTTGTCGGTGCGCAGCAACGGTTCATTTGGGCGTCAAGAATTTTTTGCATTGGCTAGAAATCCGGTGGTGCAACAAGTGCGCGGCATTCATTCCGATGAAGTTGATAATTGGGTGAAATGGATTGAAGATATGCACGTTTATCGCGAAAAAAATAGCGATTGGACTCTTTGTGAAGAACAGATGTTGCTCGCTAAATTGTCGAAAGTGCCATTCCAAAAAGATTCTGAAATTCTCTTCCCTTACGAAGACATCGAAAGCGGCGATGATCATTCGCTCTTACATTTTGTGACGGCTGTCTGCGATTTGAAAGCTTGGGCAAATGCGGGGAATACTTGTAAAATGGAAGACATCGCTTCCATCGAAAAAGAATTTGCCAAGTGGATTTGCTTGACCGAAGATGATGAAAAATTGAAAAAATTGGAATTGCTCGCCGAAAAGCGCACATGGCAACGCGAAATTAAACCGCTTTTTGAAAGTATTCCGCTTTTCTTTGACGCGGGACTTTCTGAAATTTCGTGGACGATTGTCGCGCAAATTTTCAAGGAACATTTAGAAAGCGCAGAACGCAGCTTTAATTCCATTTTTACGGGCGGATTAACCTTTATGAAGTTTGCGGTAAACCGCACTCTTCCGATTAAGCACTTGTTCTTCTTGGGCGCGAGCAGCGATTTTCCGAGCGCAAGCAAAAAGGTGACAATCGATTTGCGCCGCGTTAAATATTGGCCGGGCGATGATTCGGTGGCGAATAAAAACCGCTACGCTTTCTTGTGCCAGCTGATGAATGTTTCCGAAGGATTGCATTTCAGCTATGTGAACAAGAATTTGAAAAAAGACGAAGAAAAATTCCCTTCGACGATGATTCGCGAATTGCAGACATTTATGAGCGGACATATCAGCGGCAATGCGAAAAAGGAATGGTTGGAACGGGTAATTCCTCTGGATGAATCGCGCCCGAATGCGGATTTGTTTACATTGCGCGCGTTGCGAAATAAAAAAGCGCAAATGAAATGGAATAAAAAATCGGAAGAAAAATTGACTGTGGAAAAATCTGCGGAAGAAAATCCATTGGAAAAGAAATATCCAGAACGCGTGAACTTGAAAAATTTCCAAAAATTTATGGAAGAACCTTTTGCCTTCTATGTTTCTCGGAATATGTACATTGAAGAAGCGGGCGAAAACCCTGAAAAAGAAAGCTTCGAACCGATGGAAGTGAATAGCTTAGATTACAGCGTTCTCTTGAAAGTGTTGACTCAAGAAGTCATTGAAAATTGTAAAGGCAATAGTCAAATTATTCATGAATTGATCGCTTCTCTCGCAATCGATGAACGCAATGAACTTTTGTCAAAAAAACACGAATTGCCGCGCGGTATTTTTGGTGAAATCGCCAAGGAAAATTTGAAAAAACAAGTGGAAATTTTAATCCAAAAAATTAGCGATCCGGAAAAAGGCTTTGCCAATTGGGCGGACTTTTCGTATCAAAAAGCGTATTTGGTGGATTTGACAAATTCTGTAGAAAATGAAGAACACAAATGGACTTTAGAAGGTTCCACGGATTGGATGCGTTTGGACGAAAATAATTCGAGATTAGAATTATTCACCGTGGCGAAAAAAGCCGATAAAGACAAGTATCAAATGGCTTTGTATTTGCAAGCGTTAATGGTCGTCGCTTCGCAAGATAAAGAATTGACTTGCACTTGGATTCCTTTTGGCGTTGTGGCCGATGGCAAAAACATGAGCGTTAAAATTTCGCCGGAAGCTGCAAAGACGAAATTGCAAGATTTCTTTGATCGCGTTTTTGTGAAGGAATTCAAAAAGGTAATGCCTTATGATTGCTTGATGGAAAATGTCAAGAAGAGTTTTGAAGATCCTTCAAAGTTAGTTTGCAAGGATGAATTTTCCGATTTGCAAGAATACATTGACACACTGAAACAGCCTAATTCTGCATGGAATGATTTTGCGGGAAAGAATCTTTTTGAATTGGAAAGTTGCGTCGGCTTTTTAAGTGAAAATTTCTGCGATGAATGGAAAGAAGAAATCAAGGCTCAAGGTAAATTGATTTTTGATATTATCGAAACAGAGAAGCCGAAGAAAGAAAACAGCACGAAAAAAGCGAAGTAAGGAGGAAAATATGAATCCGTTTGAAATTGAAAAATTTGACAAGACGAAAAGTCTTTATATCCAAGCTTCTGCGGGCACGGGAAAAACGTATACAATCAATTTGATTGTGAAAAAACTCGTGAGCGAAGGTTGCCCGATTCAAAAACTTTTGATTGTGACTTACACAGAAAAGGCTGCGGGCGAATTAAAGGATCGCATTCGAAAAACATTAGAAACTTGCTTGAAAAAAGCAAAGAATTCCGCAGAAATTGAAAAATTTCGCAGAGCGTTGAACGATTTGCGCTTGGCCGATATTGGAACGATTCACAGTTTTTGTCAAAAAGTGCTGCGCGAATATGCGTATGAAAGTAATCAGCCGTTTGCTTTGGAAATTGTGCCCGAAGATGCGTGCGAAGAAATCGTAGACCGTTTTTTGCGCGACGAAGCTTCGCATGATGAAGTATTCCAAACTTATTTGCGTTCTGCGCGAAATATTGAAGACATTCGGAATCCGTTGATTGAATTGTTGAAAAAGTATAATCCCGTTTCGACGCAATTCCAAGCGATGGATCGAATGCTGATGGGAGAAGACTTCTCCAATAATGAAAAGGAATATCTCCAATGGCTTTTGATTGAACCGAAAGATTTGCCGCAAATGCCTCGTTTTCAAAAAGTAATGGAAACTTTGAAAGCGAATCAAGAAGAATTTATTTCTGGTTCAAAAAAGATTTGTGATTTTATTCAATCGATAAATAGTAAGATTACAAATAATGAAAAAGGTCTCTATGATGGACATTCTTTTCAAAAGCGCTTCATTCCAGCGAATTTAGAAGAAAATTTATATCAAGACATAGTTGATGTAATGGAAAATATGAAGCCTTTTTTTGAGGATAAAAAAGGAAATCGCTTTAAACGTCTCAAAGATTTCTTTGTCGAAAAATATTTGCAGAAGCTGTATCAAAAGTGGCAAGATTATAAAAAAGAAAATAAATTGCAGACTTTTAACGATATGATTTTGAATGTGTACGATCAATGCGAAAAAGAAAATTCGGAATTGGTAAAGACACTTCAAAAAACATATCAGTATGCGATTATCGATGAATTTCAAGACACGAATTTGTTGCAGTGGGGAATTTTTAGCAAAGTCTTTTTGAATGTTCCGGAGCATGCGATTTGGGTCGTGGGCGATCCGAAGCAATCGATTTACGCTTTCCAAGGCGCAAACCTGAATGTTTACAATGCTGCGGTGAATCAAATTCACGAAGGAGCTTCTCTTTCGAACAATTATCGTTCGACAAAAGCGATGATCGATGCTTGCAATCTTTTATTCCAAGTGGAAAAATCGTCAGAAGCGGTATTTCATTTTACATTTGAGAAATCTAATTATCCCAAAAAGCCGAAAGCGACGACGAAAAATGCGACATGGAATGGGCGAGAATTAAAACCGCTGATGATTTCTCCCGAAAGAACGAAAGCGAGATATTTCGCCCGTTTTGCGGTGGAAAAAATCATTCGTTTCTGCGAAATGAATGACGGAAAAACTGCGCTTCAAATTTCCGG
This genomic interval carries:
- a CDS encoding exodeoxyribonuclease V subunit gamma, whose amino-acid sequence is MIHLNFALSLEQLANSLTQKIQKVWTSPFQEPVIIFPDHKVEEWFWLNWVKEHKILASLKATTLDKYLFSLMTKNDENKKLLSAEMLRHVMIAYLLEETDGKKNYELLGDEVVQYLEDNGELNELRLFDFANKMAALFLEYERSRPSNFLTDENGILDCWKEGNLQAFFKDKNGDEDSKDKWQRELYSKIFHTQNGAESLLSKVFHAMRERTQKNTEYLTLPYLFNEGKANLKSKVPVFIFGLSGMGQFYRVILQEFAKENELYAYIQNPCMEFWEDIGKKDKKQWRVQGNNRSEEPEKIQLGDCYSSQDEEKNVDPNENALLAAWGRSGRENVRLWCAATDYDFNFEGNSEKESDSLLHAVQNAIAERKPLTGEVEQDESLTLTAAPSKLREVENLHTQVCRLLKKGVRLDEMLVVSPNLGDYYTEILQVFSPGISTEKNKKALQIPYSILDFPSTSSMLAAALDVLLSVRSNGSFGRQEFFALARNPVVQQVRGIHSDEVDNWVKWIEDMHVYREKNSDWTLCEEQMLLAKLSKVPFQKDSEILFPYEDIESGDDHSLLHFVTAVCDLKAWANAGNTCKMEDIASIEKEFAKWICLTEDDEKLKKLELLAEKRTWQREIKPLFESIPLFFDAGLSEISWTIVAQIFKEHLESAERSFNSIFTGGLTFMKFAVNRTLPIKHLFFLGASSDFPSASKKVTIDLRRVKYWPGDDSVANKNRYAFLCQLMNVSEGLHFSYVNKNLKKDEEKFPSTMIRELQTFMSGHISGNAKKEWLERVIPLDESRPNADLFTLRALRNKKAQMKWNKKSEEKLTVEKSAEENPLEKKYPERVNLKNFQKFMEEPFAFYVSRNMYIEEAGENPEKESFEPMEVNSLDYSVLLKVLTQEVIENCKGNSQIIHELIASLAIDERNELLSKKHELPRGIFGEIAKENLKKQVEILIQKISDPEKGFANWADFSYQKAYLVDLTNSVENEEHKWTLEGSTDWMRLDENNSRLELFTVAKKADKDKYQMALYLQALMVVASQDKELTCTWIPFGVVADGKNMSVKISPEAAKTKLQDFFDRVFVKEFKKVMPYDCLMENVKKSFEDPSKLVCKDEFSDLQEYIDTLKQPNSAWNDFAGKNLFELESCVGFLSENFCDEWKEEIKAQGKLIFDIIETEKPKKENSTKKAK